The segment CTTGTGAGCCAACATAGGACCACGAACCGCATCGCCAACAGCATAGATTCCGGGCACGTTGGTTGCGCACTGCTCATCGACCTTGATAAATCCACGCTGGTCAAGTTCGACGCCTACGGAACTATCGAGCACATTATCGGTGAACGGGCGTCGTCCAACCGCTACAATGAGCTTGTCGAAAGTTGCTTCCTGCTCACCGTCCGCATCGGAATACTGCACCTTTACCACGGGTTTTTTCGCCTGAGTGGCGATTTTACTGCCAGTCACCCGTGCGCCCAGCTTGATATTCAAGCCCTGCTTGGCAAAGATCTTGGCACTTTCCCGGGCGATCTGTCGATCCACCATAGGCAGGAAATCATCCAGTGCCTCAAGTATTGTCACCTCAGAACCGAGTCGTGCCCAGACACTTCCCAGTTCCAGTCCGATTACCCCGGCACCGATAACACCCAACCGCTTAGGCACTTCCTGAAATTCAAGGGCGCCGGTCGAATCCACTATGGTTTCCTGGTCTATCGGTGTCGGCGGAATCTCAATGGGCACCGATCCACAGGCGATAACAATGTGTTTGGCCTGGAGTTGCTCCTCCTTGCCATCGTGTGCCGTCAGAGTTACCTGGTTTTTACCGGTCACTTTGCCGAATCCTGCCAGGCCGTCCACCTTGTTGGCTTTGAACAAGCCGTTAATGCCCCCCGTGAGCTGCTTAACCACCTTAGCCTTGCGCTCTATCATCGCGGGCACGTCGAGGCTCAACTCGCCAATTTTAATGCCCTGGGATTCCAGGCCATGAGCCGCTTCAGCATACTTGTGGGAAGTATCCAGCAGCGCCTTCGATGGAATACAACCGACATTCAGACAGGTACCGCCATAGACGGTTTCATTGTCTTTAGTAAGCCACTTTTCTATACACGCCGTCTTAAAACCCAGCTGGGCACAACGGATGGCCGCCACATAGCCCGCGGGGCCGGAACCTATGACGACGACATCGTATTCTTTTGCCATGATCTGATTGCTCTCGAGTTAGTCGGGTAAGTTTAAATTTCCAGTATTATCCTTGAGGGATCTTCCAGGAAATCCTTGACCGTCACCAGGAACTGCACGGCTTCTTTTCCGTCAATCATCCGGTGGTCGTAGGAAAGCGCCAGGTACATCATGGGAAGAATCTGAACTTCTCCACGGATTGCCATTGGACGCTCCTGTATTTTGTGCATACCCAGGATTGCAGTTTGAGGTGGGTTAAGAATTGGAGTCGACAGCAACGAGCCAAATATACCGCCGTTCGACAGGGTGAACGTGCCACCTGTCATTTCATCGATCCCCAGCTTGCCGTCCCGGGCTTTTTCGCCGAATTCGCCAATCTTGGCTTCGATAGCTGCCATACTCATGTGGTCGGCATTACGCAACACGGGAACAACCAGCCCCCGCGGAGACGAAACAGCCACACCGATATCCTGATAGCCATGATAAACAATATCGTTTCCGTCGATGGACGCGTTGACGGCGGGGAATTTTTTCAGCGCCTCCACACAGGAGCGGACAAAAAACGACATGAACCCCAGCCGGGTGCCCTCATGAGTCTTCTCAAACAGCTCCTTGTACTTGCTGCGCAGATCCATAATCGGCTTCATGTTGACCTCGTTGAACGTGGTTAACATAGCCGTCGACTGCGTGGCAAGCAGCAGCCTTTCAGCCACTTTGGCACGCAAACGGCTCATGGGAACCCGCTCTTCGATACGCCCGCCACTTGAAACTGGCGCTGGAGACAGAGCAGCAGGTGCACTGCTCCCACCGCCCCCCCCTTCGAGCCGGGCCAATACGTCCTCTTTCGTGATTCTTCCGTCTTTACCGCTACCGCTGACAGAGTCAGCACTCAGCTTGTTCTCCTCCATCAGTTTTCGCGCCGCCGGACTGACTGCGGGCTGATCCTCCGCGCCTTGGGAGCCCGCATGTTCAGCAGGCACATCTGCCTGCTTCGGGGCTTCAGCTGCCTGCGCCGGGGCGTCGGCATTCTGCTCTTCTCCATCCCCTTCTTTGACGGCACCAATAGCTTCATTGCTGACGATAGTGTCCCCGGTTTCTTTGAAAATTTTGGTCAGGGTTCCATCTACAGGTGAAACCACTTCGATCACCACCTTGTCAGTTTCGATGTCCACCAGCAGCTCATCACGCTTCACCGTGTCACCGATTTGCTTATGCCAGGTCGCGATGGTCCCGTCAGGAACGGATTCGGGAAGAGTTGGCGCTTTGATTTCTATAGTCATTATGGTTTTCCTTACTAAACCGGTCTGCTAGTTCTGTTGCAGTACATGCTCGATAAATTCCTGCTGCTGTTTAACATGCAATGCATGGTAACCAGCGGCCGCAGCAGCGGACGCTTCACGCCCTGCATACTGCAATACCAGTGCCGGATTTAT is part of the Gammaproteobacteria bacterium genome and harbors:
- the odhB gene encoding 2-oxoglutarate dehydrogenase complex dihydrolipoyllysine-residue succinyltransferase; amino-acid sequence: MTIEIKAPTLPESVPDGTIATWHKQIGDTVKRDELLVDIETDKVVIEVVSPVDGTLTKIFKETGDTIVSNEAIGAVKEGDGEEQNADAPAQAAEAPKQADVPAEHAGSQGAEDQPAVSPAARKLMEENKLSADSVSGSGKDGRITKEDVLARLEGGGGGSSAPAALSPAPVSSGGRIEERVPMSRLRAKVAERLLLATQSTAMLTTFNEVNMKPIMDLRSKYKELFEKTHEGTRLGFMSFFVRSCVEALKKFPAVNASIDGNDIVYHGYQDIGVAVSSPRGLVVPVLRNADHMSMAAIEAKIGEFGEKARDGKLGIDEMTGGTFTLSNGGIFGSLLSTPILNPPQTAILGMHKIQERPMAIRGEVQILPMMYLALSYDHRMIDGKEAVQFLVTVKDFLEDPSRIILEI
- the lpdA gene encoding dihydrolipoyl dehydrogenase translates to MAKEYDVVVIGSGPAGYVAAIRCAQLGFKTACIEKWLTKDNETVYGGTCLNVGCIPSKALLDTSHKYAEAAHGLESQGIKIGELSLDVPAMIERKAKVVKQLTGGINGLFKANKVDGLAGFGKVTGKNQVTLTAHDGKEEQLQAKHIVIACGSVPIEIPPTPIDQETIVDSTGALEFQEVPKRLGVIGAGVIGLELGSVWARLGSEVTILEALDDFLPMVDRQIARESAKIFAKQGLNIKLGARVTGSKIATQAKKPVVKVQYSDADGEQEATFDKLIVAVGRRPFTDNVLDSSVGVELDQRGFIKVDEQCATNVPGIYAVGDAVRGPMLAHKGMEEGVMVAERLADKKTQVNYDLVPSVIYTHPEVAWVGHNEEQLKAAGTEYNVGSFPFVASGRALAADDSDGMVKILADAKTDRILGAHIVGPSAADLLQQVVIAMEFSASAEDIGLTMFSHPSLSEAVHEAALAANGHAIHIGNRKKRT